From Platichthys flesus chromosome 19, fPlaFle2.1, whole genome shotgun sequence:
ATGTTCTCCCCTAGTTCTCTTGCCACACGTTTCAGGTTCCTCAGATTGATCTTTCCTGATTCGTCATCATCAAATAACTTGAAGGCTTTCACAATCTCCTCCTTTGGGTCTCGTTCCAGGATGCGATCAGTCACTGTGAAAAGAGGTGTTTAGGGTTTATTGAAGCACAGAGACATGTGTTCAAACTGCGCGTCATGATTCAGCTCCCTCCCTTTctactgtgtctgtctgtagagTTCCATTTGAGGTGAAAGCCAACTTACCTACTTCATTGAAATCCTCAAAGGTTATTTTTCcgtttccctctctgtcataGTCTTTAAGAATCTTCAGAACGTCCACCTTCTTCACCTCGAAGCCGAGTGCACGCATTGCCACCTGTTAGGAATTGTCATTAACATTATGTGGCAAAACTTAAGTATTAGaacatttattaattcattaattaattacaaTTGATACATTTACACCCTCTTTATCCATGACTGAATGTGTCTTAGCTAGGCTGAGCATTCACAACATTTCTCAAACCAACATTGTGTGCTGGAGAAGAATCTAAACATCTCAAGAGCCCTAAACTTTCGCAATGTACGCCCAATGAATATCTTTAGGTTAGGTTTTATACAATCTAAGGCAATACCCGTTTCTACGCAGTCTTACCATATTTCTCAGCAAAAGTTGCAATATTTGGTAATAACATTACTAAAACAAAATTACACTGGTGTGAACCTGGGAGTTACAGGGTTTTCCAACGTATTACCAACCACAGCTCTGACTATCTAAACTGCTGTCTTGAGGGAGAAACAGGAGGGTTTCAGCTATCAAGCCCCTatcctgtggaataatctaccactttcagttctgGAGGCAGACAAAatctgtacgtttaagagtaggcttaatatcttcctttttgataaagcttatagttagagctggtccagtcttagacctgctcttaggtatgctgctataggtctagaaggtTGATAACATCAACTGGCGCTATGCattaattagtgcggcagaacttAACTTGTcttatgttctaaaataggaagcgtttagtttaaaaaggcatagaggtattgatggttgatctactgagtgggccacatggttttcatcgtactaccatacaaaccagtagccagtcagatttatattgagcctcagtgtacctGCAAGTttggcctgtatcattgtatcattgattacaaggcaaaaacaccTGATGGTGCagagggaatttatgacacatgacacaaggagcttctctttccagcttctccttcctcatttTCATCCCTATCACATGGAAGTAATTCATATCACATCAACACATGTttctgacttgaccccttccctGGAGTCCCTGTGCCTTATCACCCACAGATCCAGGGCCACAGCTGTGACCACATCGTCATGGATTGCGATTTATAGATCGCGTGTCGgaggtcgcggtggtggatccagtatggtgGATTGTATGTCGTGCCGGCTGATTGTAGTGGTAATGACGGATCCTTTGACgcgagacaaattgtgatttgtgaatatgggcttcaCAAATACAATGTCTATTGATTACCACATATTCTCAAACATCCTGCAGGTGGATTGAGCTAACTAGAGCCATATAGGCCCCATTCAAGTCTATCCTAtttatatgatgatgatgatgacgatgatgatgatgatgatcatccAGAGATGTGAATTTGCTTTAGATGatctttttctattttagtAAACGGATACTTAAAACACATCTTAACCTCTGAATATGATAAATAATTTTTATTAGCATTATTCATGATTGTCTGTTGTTTGGTAAAgcataatgaatgaaatgtgtACTGTGATTCGGTTTCATTACTTGTTTTTGAGGGAAATTTATCCTGATTACAGTTTGAGCCAATATTGAGTTAAAAGTCAATTTTTTCGAATGCACTGATATACAGGGTCAACATTTAATGGCACTCCATGAATCTGAATGTATAACTGTCAATAGTTAGTAGAGCAGATCTCTGTCATCTATAAAATAACTAGCGGTCCTTGGCTGCTTACCTTCAGTTCGTGATAATtgatttctttgtctttgtcggTGTCAAACAACTCCAACACTTCTTTGATTTCATGTTTCTGGTCTTCGGTGAGCTCTCTCCTCTTCCGACATTTGGCGTTGTCTGCAGCAAGGTCAgttctaaatatataaatatccagCGTTATAGTACAGTATAGTAAAGTACATATTCTGTGAGACAGTCTGGAGTTATTCTTATAATGCAACTATCATAACCCCATCAAAACAGCTCTAGACTAAAACCCACTAATCCTTatttgtgtccctgtgtctccgGGTCACACAAGTAACCATCCTTTCGTCTTAtagataaataacaaaataagagGGGAAATGCTGGAAACGTCGGGTCACTTCATACTATTAACTGAGGTTGCTTCAGCAATACAAAACGACAAATGTTTACAAGGACTGCAGCAGTAATCCCTGCAGAGCATTTACTGTAAGAGCCTCTTGAAAGGGAACCACGGAATTTAACATTAGACATGAGACCCACCACAGTAGGACTTAGTGAATATAagtaaacaacagcagctgttttCGAACAGCCAGACGTGCTAACGCTAGCTAACACAGAGGAGGCATACTTGTTGTCGCATTAAAGTGAGCCATGGTGGAGGAATGAAGACGGAGCACGGCAGACAGGCTGTTTACCTGACAGACAAACTCATGTTTGCTGAGCTGGaagatgtttgaaatgttcacatcaaacGTTGCTGCCGCTGAAAACGACGGAGAGGACAACACTACAAATCCGTTTATCCCTGCCTTTAGACCATAGCCTCCTATTTGTCGGTGGTTGCCAAGCAGCAGCAAAGTGGTGTCGGATTGGATAGGTCACTTTTTTCCGTCCGAACTTTATTGAAAGTCAACTACAGTGAACAAAGACAAACCTGCTCTGTTGTAGATATAGACCATATATACTGAACATAACCTGAGATAAAGACCATATACTGGTGATGCCCAACGCATCATCAGTTCCTCAGTCCccaccattgcagctgtccaggggaagagatgtctgcggagagcGCGCAGCATCgtcaaggacagctctcaccccagccacagactggtttccctcctcccttctgggaggcgctacagggtcctccgttcctgGACTAGCAGgatcaggaacagcttcatccctgcagctgtcacctTGCTGACCTCAGCACCGCAGTGATagaagtaccccccccccccccccccccccgccacacaccctcctccaaccactgaacatttgaacacttgcactacactgttacttttttttactactgtattatcctgcctatagtttattcatatttatatatttatcttgcttaaagttattatatcatacaataactgttaatactgtactacttcagatatattacttactgctcatagttctatcatacaaaagctgttaatactgtactatttccgttattactgctcatagttcttaatactgtattattccatatatatttgctactgtacatatcttatttatttacatttcaaatacgcacaatactctgcactttaactcctttttttgcacttctgtttttttgctATTTAATACCAACTTTTTTATGTATGCACGTGTGTATCTGAATGAGTGATCAGTTATGTGATGTTTATCATTACACCCCCCATCGTTAAGTAAAGTAAAATTTAATTACTATTATGATTTCTTCAAAACTTTTGCTGCTTTACAAACGTGCATTTACCAAGAAAAGTTAAGGCTATGTGATACTGTATTTCCG
This genomic window contains:
- the cetn3 gene encoding centrin-3, which produces MSLSVRTDLAADNAKCRKRRELTEDQKHEIKEVLELFDTDKDKEINYHELKVAMRALGFEVKKVDVLKILKDYDREGNGKITFEDFNEVVTDRILERDPKEEIVKAFKLFDDDESGKINLRNLKRVARELGENISDEELRSMIDEFDTDGDGEINQEEFLSIMTGDS